In the Gossypium arboreum isolate Shixiya-1 chromosome 10, ASM2569848v2, whole genome shotgun sequence genome, one interval contains:
- the LOC108460527 gene encoding calcium permeable stress-gated cation channel 1, translated as MATLGDIGVAAAFNLLSAFVFFIAFAVLRLQPFNDRVYFPKWYLKGLRTSPASSGAFVRKFVNLDFRSYLKFLNWMPEALKMPELELVDHAGLDSAVYLRIYLIGLKIFVPITIVAWAVLVPVNYTNKTLELQLKNVTSSNIDKLSISNIPLESDRFWTHIVMAYAFTFWTCFVLLKEYETVASMRLHFLASEKRRPDQFTVLVRNVPPDPDESVSETVEHFFLVNHPDTYLTNQVVCNANKLAKLVKQRKKKQNWLDYYQLKYSRNNAQRPIMKTGFLGLCGQKVDAIEHHEAEIKKLSKEIAEERERVKKDPKAIMPAAFVSFKSRWGAAVCAQTQQSRDPTSWLTEWAPEPCDVYWPNLPIPYVSLAIRRLIMAVAFFFLTFFFIIPIASVQALASIEGLEKVAPFLKPIIDMKFIKSVIQGILPGLALKLFLIFLPTILMIMAKFEGFTSKSSLERRAATRYYLFNLVNVFLGSIVAGSALEQLNAFIKQSANEIPRTIGVAVPLRATFFITYIMVDGWAGIAGEILMLKPLIIYHLKNFFLVKTEKDREEAMDPGSLGFNTGEPQIQLYFLLGLVYAAVTPALLPFIVIFFGLAYVVFRHQIINVYNQEYESAAAFWPDVHGRIIIALLISQVALIGLLTSKKAAQSTPFLIALVVLTIWFYTLCKARYEPAFVRYPLQEAMMKDTLERAREPNLNLKPYLQNAYIHPVFKEEDEEDEFDFKSENESVLVPTKRQSRRSTPAPSRISGASSPSLPPEVVPEHPERAS; from the exons ATGGCGACATTAGGTGATATAGGGGTTGCAGCAGCTTTTAATCTGCTTAGTGCATTTGTGTTCTTTATAGCTTTCGCTGTATTACGGCTTCAACCGTTCAACGACCGGGTTTATTTTCCGAAATGGTATCTTAAGGGTTTACGAACCAGTCCGGCTAGTTCCGGCGCGTTCGTGAGGAAATTCGTTAACTTGGATTTTCGATCTTACTTGAAGTTCTTGAATTGGATGCCTGAAGCATTGAAAATGCCCGAACTCGAGCTTGTCGATCATGCTGGGTTGGATTCGGCTGTTTATTTGCGCATTTACTTGATAGG GTTAAAGATTTTTGTCCCTATCACTATTGTGGCGTGGGCGGTTCTAGTACCAGTTAATTACACGAATAAAACATTGGAATTGCAGTTGAAGAATGTAACTTCGAGTAATATTGATAAGCTCTCGATTTCGAATATTCCACTCGAATCAGATAG GTTTTGGACCCATATTGTTATGGCTTATGCTTTTACGTTTTGGACTTGCTTTGTGTTGCTAAAGGAGTATGAGACGGTCGCATCTATGAGGTTGCACTTTCTTGCATCAGAAAAACGTAGGCCGGATCAATTTACG GTGCTTGTTCGGAACGTACCACCAGATCCCGATGAATCTGTTAGTGAGACCGTGGAGCATTTTTTCTTGGTCAATCACCCAGACACTTATCTTACAAATCAG GTAGTATGTAATGCAAACAAACTTGCTAAGTTGGTGAAACAGAGGAAAAAAAAGCAAAATTGGCTTGATTATTACCAGCTGAAATACTCAAGAAATAATGCACAACGGCCTATTATGAAG ACTGGTTTCCTCGGGCTTTGCGGTCAAAAAGTTGATGCAATTGAGCATCATGAAGCTGAAATCAAGAAGTTATCTAAGGAA ATAGCTGAAGAGAGAGAAAGGGTAAAAAAAGATCCAAAAGCAATAATGCCGGCTGCGTTTGTTTCGTTTAAATCACGATGGGGAGCAGCTGTTTGTGCTCAAACACAACAATCCCGAGACCCAACTTCATGGTTAACAGAATGGGCACCCGAGCCATGTGATGTCTATTGGCCGAACCTACCGATTCCTTACGTCTCGTTGGCAATTAGGAGGTTGATCATGGCTGTAGCATTCTTTTTCTTGACTTTCTTTTTCATCATCCCTATCGCATCCGTACAAGCTTTGGCTAGCATCGAGGGACTCGAGAAAGTAGCACCCTTTTTGAAGCCCATAATCGATAT GAAATTTATTAAGTCGGTTATCCAAGGTATTCTACCCGGTCTTGCATTGAAGCTCTTTCTTATTTTTCTGCCGACTATATTGATGATTATGGCCAAGTTCGAAGGATTCACGTCAAAATCGTCTTTAGAGCGGAGAGCAGCAACTCGATactatcttttcaatttagtgaATGTTTTCCTTGGCAGCATTGTTGCCGGTAGTGCACTCGAGCAACTAAACGCATTCATTAAGCAATCGGCAAATGA AATTCCGAGAACAATTGGTGTAGCTGTACCATTGAGAGCAACGTTTTTCATTACTTATATCATGGTTGATGGATGGGCGGGAATAGCCGGAGAGATTTTGATGCTAAAACCGCTTATAATTTACCACCTGAAAAACTTTTTCTTGGTGAAAACTGAAAAGGATCGAGAGGAGGCAATGGATCCTGGGAGCTTGGGCTTCAACACTGGAGAACCTCAAATACAACTCTATTTTCTACTTGGCCTCGTTTATGCTGCCGTGACACCTGCTTTACTTCCTTTCATTGTAATCTTCTTCGGGCTAGCTTACGTCGTCTTCCGTCATCAG ATAATTAATGTTTACAATCAAGAGTATGAGAGTGCCGCGGCATTTTGGCCCGACGTCCACGGACGCATAATAATTGCATTGCTTATCTCACAAGTCGCCCTTATTGGATTATTAACTTCAAAGAAAGCTGCTCAGTCCACACCGTTTCTCATTGCTCTCGTCGTCCTCACGATATGGTTTTACACGTTATGCAAAGCCCGTTACGAACCTGCGTTTGTTCGATATCCTTTACAG GAAGCAATGATGAAAGATACCTTGGAACGTGCAAGGGAACCAAACCTCAACTTAAAACCGTATCTTCAGAACGCATACATCCATCCGGTTTTCAAAGAGGAAGATGAAGAGGACGAATTTGATTTCAAGTCTGAAAACGAGAGTGTTTTAGTACCCACGAAACGTCAATCTCGAAGAAGCACTCCAGCACCTAGCAGAATTAGCGGTGCATCTTCACCATCGTTGCCGCCAGAGGTGGTTCCCGAACATCCGGAGCGTGCAAGTTAG
- the LOC108458513 gene encoding lysine-specific demethylase JMJ29-like, producing the protein MADMVAKGEPSNNRTGHGMQVGFSWHVTRKRNAGRKKRKGSAGQFLTGSRNKNPSKKRKLRKEIEFLEDEKVPKRHRIGIDKMTTSVEEDVLDEWDEEATVFMNIKKRSKRRNLDSKMTERIPQENKKDAMSERSSEETKKENCDRFMNVKVRSKGRNLVGAMTERSPQESEENAMTESSPQETKKENCDLFVNIKAQSKHRNLDSAMNERSPRETKKDAMIERSPQETKKENCYLSMNIKANLDSAMTERSQQETMKENCALFMNIKARSKRRNLDSATTKRSPCETKKKNCDLSINIKGRSKGRNLDSAMTERSGNDRSTKKNVAEIEGSCFNQDKRKNFKCHQCMTGRKAVVPCLKCKEKVYCTVCIRQWYPNIPIEEIAKQCPFCCGNCNCSICLQSSGLIKTSKRDITDEEKIKHLQHLIESMLPFMKQICIMQKQETEVDANIQGLLPSDVEIQQTLCYADERVYCDHCATSIFDLHRSCPKCSYELCLNCCKEIREGILSIRDDVAYGYRDRGWDYMHGEDPLPESYLQEKVEKQPRPSIQWEASNDGSITCPPTEIGGCGDCRLELKRILPMGWISNLDTKAWEILSNCRIRQWLQKTLNGDNTSGEGHIDNGLYSSTSNDNLDEGFRHFQTRWAKGEPVIVKNTLANSSGLSWEPMVMWRALCEKLEMPEVKAIDCLAGCEVEINTRQFFKGYTEGRAYNNLWPEMLKLKDWPPSDKFEDLLPRHCDEFISMLPFQEYCDPRSGILNLAVKLPQCVLKPDLGPKTYIAYGVAEELGRGDSVTKLHCDLSDAVNILTHTSEVALSDEQLAAMEKLKMKHKAQDEKERLERERLKEGVDESEATNWGDNILYVSSGELRGASIPEPLTSRKETGGALWDIFRREDVPKLEAYLREHYTEFRHTYCSPVEKVIHPIHDQSFYLTAEHKRRLKEEYGVEPWTFEQNLGEAVFIPAGCPHQVRNLKSCTKVALDFVSPENIQECLRLTEEFRQLPKNHRAREDKLEVGTSFR; encoded by the exons ATGGCGGACATGGTTGCCAAGGGAGAACCGTCGAACAATCGTACTGGTCATGGTATgcaggtaggcttttcatggcatgttACAAGGAAAAGGAATGCTGgcagaaagaaaaggaagggcAGTGCAGGACAGTTTTTGACCGGAAGCAGAAACAAGAATCCGTCAAAGAAAAGAAAGCTAAGGAAAGAGATTGAATTTTTAGAGGATGAGAAAGTTCCTAAGAGGCATCGGATTGGAATAGACAAGATGACTACTTCTGTGGAGGAAGATGTGTTAGATGAATGGGATGAAGAGGCTACCGTGTTTATGAACATTAAAAAGCGGAGCAAACGTAGAAATTTGGACAGTAAGATGACCGAAAGAATCCCTCAGGAGAATAAGAAGGATGCAATGAGTGAAAGAAGCTCTGAAGAGACTAAGAAGGAAAACTGCGATCGTTTTATGAACGTTAAAGTGCGGAGCAAAGGCAGAAACTTGGTTGGTGCGATGACAGAAAGAAGCCCTCAGGAGAGTGAGGAGAATGCAATGACTGAAAGTAGCCCTCAGGAGACTAAGAAGGAAAACTGTGATCTTTTTGTGAACATTAAAGCGCAGAGCAAGCACAGGAATTTGGACagtgctatgaatgaaagaagCCCTCGGGAGACTAAGAAGGATGCAATGATCGAAAGAAGCCCTCAGGAGACTAAAAAGGAAAATTGCTATCTTTCTATGAACATTAAAGCGAATCTGGACAGTGCTATGACTGAAAGAAGCCAGCAGGAGACTATGAAGGAAAACTGCGCTCTTTTTATGAACATTAAAGCACGGAGCAAACGTAGAAATCTGGACAGTGCGACAACCAAAAGAAGTCCTTGTGAGACTAAGAAGAAAAACTGTGATCTTTCTATAAACATTAAAGGGCGGAGCAAAGGCAGAAATTTGGACAGTGCAATGACTGAAAGAAGCGGCAATGATAGAAGCACAAAGAAAAATGTTGCg GAAATCGAGGGATCTTGCTTTAATCAGGACAAGAGAAAAAATTTCAAGTGTCATCAGTGCATGACTGGAAGAAAAGCTGTTGTTCCATGCTTGAAATGTAAAGAGAAAGTGTATTGCACCGTTTGTATAAGACAATG GTATCCGAATATACCAATAGAAGAAATTGCAAAGCAATGCCCATTTTGTTGCGGGAATTGCAACTGCAGTATCTGTTTACAATCCAGTGGATTAATTAAG ACATCAAAGAGAGACATAACAGATGAGGAAAAGATTAAGCATTTGCAACACTTGATTGAGTCAATGCTTCCCTTCATGAAACAAATTTGCATAATGCAAAAGCAAGAGACAGAGGTTGACGCTAACATACAAG GATTACTACCTTCTGACGTTGAAATACAACAGACTCTTTGTTATGCCGATGAACGTGTCTATTG TGACCACTGTGCAACTTCAATCTTCGACCTTCATCGTAGCTGCCCAAAATGTTCATATGAACTCTGTCTTAATTGTTGTAAAGAAATTCGGGAAGGAATCCTTTCTATCCGCGATGATGTTGCTTATGGATACAGGGACAGAGGTTGGGATTATATGCATGGTGAAGACCCTTTACCAGAATCTTATCTTCAAGAAAAAGTTGAGAAACAGCCCAGGCCCTCAATTCAGTGGGAAGCCAGTAATGATGGAAGTATTACTTGTCCTCCAACGGAAATAGGCGGTTGCGGTGATTGCAGATTggagcttaaacgtatcctacCAATGGggtggatttcaaatttggacaCAAAGGCATGGGAAATATTAAGCAACTGCAGAATTAGACAATGGCTTCAAAAGACATTAAATGGGGATAATACTTCCGGAGAAGGACATATTGACAATGGCTTATATTCTTCAACTTCAAATGATAATCTTGACGAAGGCTTTCGTCACTTTCAAACCCGATGGGCTAAAGGTGAACCGGTTATAGTTAAGAATACTCTTGCAAATTCATCCGGTTTAAGCTGGGAACCGATGGTAATGTGGCGTGCTTTATGTGAAAAGTTGGAGATGCCTGAAGTTAAGGCTATTGATTGTCTAGCTGGCTGTGAGGTGGAGATCAATACTCGACAATTTTTCAAAGGCTACACAGAAGGGAGAGCGTATAATAACTTATGGCCAGAGATGCTAAAGTTGAAAGACTGGCCACCATCTGATAAGTTTGAAGATCTCTTGCCTCGGCATTGCGACGAGTTCATAAGCATGTTGCCATTTCAAGAATACTGTGATCCTAGGTCTGGTATCCTTAACCTTGCTGTTAAGTTACCACAATGTGTTCTGAAACCAGACTTGGGCCCAAAAACATATATTGCTTATGGGGTTGCTGAAGAGCTTGGAAGAGGGGACTCTGTTACAAAGCTTCACTGTGATCTATCAGATGCG GTAAACATTTTGACACATACTTCAGAGGTAGCCTTAAGCGATGAGCAGCTTGCCGCAATGGAGAAGTTGAAAATGAAACACAAGGCACAGGATGAAAAGGAACGTTTGGAAAGAGAGCGACTTAAAGAAGGCGTCGATGAATCGGAAGCCACCAATTGGGGTGATAATATACTATATGTTTCCAGTGGtgagcttagaggagcttcaatTCCGGAACCCTTGACCAGCAGAAAGGAGACAGGTGGTGCACTGTGGGATATTTTTAGGAGGGAGGATGTCCCTAAACTAGAAGCTTATTTGAGAGAGCACTACACAGAATTCAGGCATACCTACTGCTCCCCAGTTGAAAAG GTAATCCATCCGATTCATGACCAATCATTTTACCTAACCGCGGAGCACAAAAGGAGACTAAAGGAGGAATATG GAGTTGAACCGTGGACGTTTGAGCAAAATCTCGGAGAGGCTGTTTTTATTCCGGCTGGATGTCCACACCAAGTTAGAAACCTGAAG TCATGCACCAAAGTCGCCTTGGACTTCGTTTCTCCAGAGAATATCCAGGAATGCCTCCGTTTAACAGAGGAGTTCAGGCAACTACCCAAGAACCATAGAGCCAGAGAAGACAAACTTGAGGTAGGCACATCCTTTCGTTGA
- the LOC108460565 gene encoding probable pectate lyase 16 produces the protein MASLSCLVLLSFIFSNFAHSLAGYYTSKLLAYNVPKKPMNVIDSCWRTKSDWAVNRKALANCVVGYGKATLGGKYGAIYVVTSPYDDPVNPKPGTLRYGVIQSVPLWIVFARDMVIKLKNELIVNSFKTIDGRGAKVEIAYGPCITIQGVTNVIIHGISIHDCKPGMVGQVRSSPTHVGVRGGSDGDAISVFASSNIWIDHCYLARAKDGLIDVIHASTGVTISNNYFTQHDKVMLLGHNDKFIADKVMKITLVFNHFGEGLIERMPRVRIGYAHVANNKYDEWKMYAIGGSANPTIFSEGNYFVAPDNRSPKQVTKREATNWQNWKWQSSKDVFINGAYFVPSGYGSAAPLYTRAQSFTVAPGYMVPVLTSNAGPLRCLVGKPC, from the exons ATGGCTTCCCTTTCATGTCTTGTATTGCTTTCATTTATTTTCTCAAATTTTGCTCATTCACTAGCAGGTTATTACACCTCTAAACTACTTGCATACAATGTCCCTAAGAAACCCATGAATGTAATAGACTCCTGCTGGCGAACCAAGTCCGATTGGGCCGTCAATCGCAAAGCCTTGGCCAACTGTGTGGTCGGCTACGGTAAAGCAACTCTAGGAGGGAAATACGGAGCGATTTACGTAGTTACGAGCCCTTATGATGATCCCGTCAACCCTAAACCCGGCACGCTTCGTTATGGTGTTATTCAATCCGTTCCTCTTTGGATCGTTTTTGCTCGAGATATGGTCATCAAACTGAAAAACGAATTGATAGTGAATAGTTTTAAAACCATTGATGGTAGAGGGGCTAAAGTTGAGATTGCATATGGACCTTGCATAACAATTCAAGGTGTTACCAATGTTATAATACATGGTATTAGCATTCATGATTGTAAACCTGGGATGGTCGGTCAGGTTAGGAGTTCCCCGACACATGTAGGGGTGCGCGGAGGGTCTGATGGGGATGCAATCAGCGTTTTCGCGTCTTCAAACATTTGGATCGATCATTGTTATCTCGCACGGGCTAAAGATGGTCTTATTGATGTGATTCATGCTTCAACTGGCGTCACGATCTCTAATAACTATTTCACTCAACACGATAAA GTAATGTTATTAGGACACAACGACAAGTTCATTGCAGACAAAGTCATGAAAATTACATTAGTTTTTAACCATTTCGGTGAGGGACTTATCGAGAGGATGCCGAG GGTCAGGATAGGCTATGCACATGTTGCTAACAACAAATACGACGAGTGGAAGATGTACGCCATCGGTGGCAGTGCAAATCCAACCATTTTCAGCGAAGGAAACTACTTCGTAGCGCCCGATAATCGTAGTCCCAAGCAAGTTACGAAAAGAGAAGCAACAAATTGGCAAAACTGGAAATGGCAATCGTCAAAGGATGTGTTTATAAATGGTGCATATTTTGTACCATCCGGCTATGGTAGCGCTGCTCCTCTCTATACTCGAGCTCAATCGTTCACTGTTGCTCCAGGATACATGGTCCCAGTTTTAACATCAAACGCCGGTCCTTTACGTTGTCTTGTCGGGAAACCGTGCTGA
- the LOC108459934 gene encoding uncharacterized protein LOC108459934, with translation MTMMDPLIVFTYKSQHKFSSFLCVCLLMIITFIEAQSNLCRTSCGNVPINYPLGIDDGCGSPYYRHILDCSELGKLELRTPSGRYPVHSISYSDPHVLVVDPYMWNCQDGDNFRPTRPFSLDTSTRFSLSPQNDYLFFNCSEDYVIVEPKPVFCERFPDRCDSSCDSASYLCRHLPECATALDRSSCCSYYPKATESLRLMLKYCASYTSVYWRTIGTSTTTDSPTSQVPEYGIRVDFDIPVTTHCLQCQDPSKGAGTCGFDTQTQNFLCLCKKGNVTSYCKDLDISEHRKASVIAGAVMGVSAAGAVGIGVGIWFVKKLRAKAPITCGVQSNENRLF, from the exons ATGACTATGATGGATCCTCTCATCGTCTTCACCTACAAATCACAACATAAATTTTCTTCATTTCTTTGTGTATGTCTCCTAATGATTATTACCTTCATTGAAGCTCAATCAAATCTTTGTAGGACAAGTTGTGGTAACGTTCCTATAAACTACCCTCTCGGGATCGATGATGGTTGCGGCAGCCCGTATTATCGCCACATACTCGATTGTTCTGAACTTGGTAAGCTCGAACTCCGTACTCCCTCTGGTAGATACCCTGTACACAGCATTAGTTACTCCGACCCTCATGTTCTCGTTGTCGATCCGTATATGTGGAATTGTCAAGACGGGGACAACTTTCGCCCGACTAGGCCTTTTAGCCTCGACACGAGCACACGTTTCTCTTTGTCCCCTCAAAATGACTACCTTTTCTTCAACTGTAGTGAAGATTATGTGATCGTGGAACCGAAGCCTGTCTTTTGCGAGAGGTTCCCGGACCGGTGCGATTCGTCATGTGATAGTGCTAGTTACCTTTGTAGGCACTTACCCGAATGTGCCACGGCGCTCGATCGAAGCTCGTGCTGTTCTTACTACCCTAAAGCAACAGAGTCCTTAAGATTAATGTTGAAATATTGTGCTTCATATACTAGTGTGTATTGGAGGACTATAGGTACAAGTACAACTACAGATTCTCCTACCAGCCAAGTTCCCGAATACGGGATTCGGGTCGATTTTGACATTCCAGTAACTACACATTGCCTTCAATGTCAAGATCCATCCAAGGGAGCTGGAACATGTGGATTTGatacacaaacacaaaatttCTTGTGCTTATGTAAGAAGGGAAACGTTACATCCTATTGTAAAG ATCTTGACATTTCAGAGCATCGTAAAGCCAGTGTTATTGCAG GGGCCGTGATGGGGGTTTCAGCTGCCGGAGCCGTAGGAATTGGGGTCGGGATTTGGTTCGTCAAGAAATTGAGAGCTAAAGCACCTATAACATGTGGGGTTCAAAGTAATGAAAATAGGCTTTTTTGA